A portion of the Kribbella jejuensis genome contains these proteins:
- a CDS encoding TetR/AcrR family transcriptional regulator — MAPQPMPCTRPTRADAARNYDRLVAAARETFAEHGTDTSLEEIARRAGVGIGTLYRRFPNRTALLEAVYVDEIQSVVDRAYEFDKEFAPFDALAAWLRSFVGYGLSKKSLSHELTLALGKESPFFAACKMNVQEAGNLLLGKAKQAGEVRPEVDLMDLLRLVGGITHSPDTPPEQAHRLLDIVLCGLRPAVETVKG, encoded by the coding sequence ATGGCGCCGCAACCCATGCCCTGTACACGGCCGACGCGCGCGGACGCGGCCCGGAACTACGACCGTCTGGTGGCGGCCGCCCGGGAGACGTTCGCCGAGCACGGCACCGACACCTCGCTGGAGGAGATCGCCCGCCGGGCCGGCGTCGGCATCGGCACGCTGTACCGCCGGTTCCCGAACCGGACGGCGCTGCTCGAGGCGGTCTACGTCGACGAGATCCAGTCGGTCGTGGATCGCGCGTACGAGTTCGACAAGGAGTTCGCGCCGTTCGACGCGCTGGCCGCGTGGCTGCGCAGCTTCGTCGGCTACGGGCTGTCCAAGAAGAGCCTGTCGCACGAGCTGACGCTTGCCCTCGGCAAGGAATCCCCTTTCTTCGCGGCCTGCAAGATGAACGTCCAGGAGGCCGGGAATCTCCTGCTGGGGAAGGCGAAGCAGGCCGGTGAGGTGCGCCCAGAGGTGGACCTGATGGACCTGCTCCGGCTGGTCGGTGGCATCACCCACTCCCCGGACACGCCGCCCGAGCAGGCGCACCGCCTTCTCGACATCGTCCTCTGCGGACTCAGGCCTGCAGTTGAGACCGTGAAGGGTTAG